Proteins from a genomic interval of Candidatus Deferrimicrobium borealis:
- the rpsQ gene encoding 30S ribosomal protein S17, whose protein sequence is MEARGARKKKVGTVVSDKMDKTVVVRVERLVPHDVYKKYVRRRVTFKAHDEKNEFRVGDRVEIVETRPMSKDKRWRVARLIERAATQ, encoded by the coding sequence ATGGAAGCCCGCGGTGCGCGGAAAAAGAAGGTGGGGACGGTCGTAAGCGACAAGATGGACAAGACCGTGGTCGTCCGCGTGGAGCGGCTGGTCCCGCACGACGTCTACAAAAAATACGTGAGACGCCGTGTCACCTTCAAGGCGCACGACGAGAAGAACGAATTCCGTGTGGGGGACCGCGTGGAGATCGTCGAGACGCGGCCGATGAGCAAGGACAAACGGTGGCGCGTCGCCCGGCTGATCGAGCGGGCCGCCACCCAGTGA
- the rplW gene encoding 50S ribosomal protein L23, whose protein sequence is MNLSDVIKRPLITEKATSLKAVSNAVLFAVDKRANKKEVREAVEKMFKVKVDDVRTMNVAGKVKRRGRTVGLRPGWKKAVVVLKAGDKIEFFEGV, encoded by the coding sequence ATGAATCTATCCGACGTCATCAAGCGGCCGTTGATCACGGAAAAGGCGACCTCGCTGAAGGCGGTCTCCAACGCGGTCCTGTTCGCCGTCGACAAGCGCGCCAACAAGAAGGAAGTCCGCGAGGCCGTCGAGAAGATGTTCAAGGTGAAGGTCGACGATGTCCGGACGATGAACGTCGCCGGCAAGGTGAAGCGGCGCGGCCGGACGGTGGGGCTTCGCCCAGGCTGGAAGAAGGCCGTGGTCGTGCTGAAGGCGGGCGACAAGATCGAGTTCTTCGAAGGCGTCTGA
- the rplP gene encoding 50S ribosomal protein L16, translating to MLAPKRVKFRKQMKGRRRGKAQSGNTLNFGDFGVKASAAAWITSRQIEAARVAMTRFIKRGGKIWIRIFPDKPITKKAAETRMGKGKGAPEEWVAVVRPGRVLYEIEGVDEATAREAFRLAAHKLPIQTIFLSREA from the coding sequence ATGCTCGCCCCCAAAAGGGTCAAGTTCCGAAAGCAGATGAAGGGACGCCGCCGGGGAAAGGCGCAGTCCGGGAACACGCTCAACTTCGGCGATTTCGGGGTAAAGGCCTCCGCCGCCGCGTGGATCACCTCCCGGCAGATCGAGGCGGCCCGGGTCGCGATGACGCGCTTCATCAAGCGCGGCGGGAAGATATGGATCCGGATCTTTCCCGACAAGCCGATCACGAAGAAGGCGGCGGAAACCCGTATGGGGAAGGGGAAGGGCGCGCCCGAGGAGTGGGTCGCCGTGGTCCGGCCGGGTCGTGTTCTCTACGAGATCGAGGGAGTAGACGAAGCCACGGCGCGGGAAGCGTTTCGCCTGGCGGCGCACAAGCTCCCGATCCAGACGATATTCCTGTCCAGAGAGGCATAG
- the rplE gene encoding 50S ribosomal protein L5: MARLQDQYKAEIVPRLKEKFGYRNVMQVPRLSKVVVNMGLGDAIENVKVIETAAAEIGIITGQKPVVTKARKSIANFKLREGVPIGVMVTLRRDRMYHFLDKLIAIALPRVRDFKGVSTRGFDGRGNYTLGIKEQIMFPEVNYDKIDKIRGMNITIVTTARTDEEGLELLRLMGLPFRA; encoded by the coding sequence ATGGCGAGATTGCAGGACCAGTACAAGGCGGAGATCGTTCCCAGGCTCAAGGAGAAGTTCGGATACAGGAACGTGATGCAGGTGCCCAGGCTCTCCAAGGTCGTCGTCAACATGGGGCTCGGCGACGCGATCGAAAACGTCAAGGTGATCGAGACCGCCGCCGCCGAGATCGGCATCATCACCGGCCAGAAGCCCGTGGTCACCAAGGCGCGCAAGAGCATCGCGAACTTCAAGCTTCGGGAAGGGGTTCCCATCGGCGTCATGGTCACGCTTCGGCGGGACCGGATGTACCACTTTCTCGACAAGCTGATCGCGATCGCCCTTCCGCGCGTGCGCGACTTCAAGGGGGTATCCACGAGGGGGTTCGACGGGCGCGGCAACTATACCCTCGGGATCAAGGAACAGATCATGTTCCCCGAAGTCAATTACGACAAGATCGACAAGATCCGCGGCATGAACATCACCATCGTAACCACGGCCCGGACCGATGAGGAAGGCCTCGAGCTTCTGCGGCTCATGGGGCTTCCCTTCCGGGCGTAA
- the rplV gene encoding 50S ribosomal protein L22 has translation MEATATAKFMRVSPRKARLVVDLIRGKKISEARTILALANKAAAATVKKVLDSAIANAGQTGVIDVGTLFVKSACVNQGASQKRFRPAPMGRAHKYKRRTSHITIVVDEA, from the coding sequence ATGGAAGCAACCGCGACGGCCAAGTTCATGCGCGTCTCCCCGAGGAAGGCGCGCCTCGTGGTGGACCTGATCCGGGGGAAGAAGATCTCCGAGGCACGGACGATCCTCGCCCTCGCGAACAAGGCCGCCGCCGCGACCGTGAAAAAAGTCCTCGATTCGGCGATCGCCAACGCCGGGCAGACCGGCGTGATCGACGTCGGGACGCTCTTCGTGAAGAGCGCGTGCGTGAACCAGGGGGCCTCACAGAAACGGTTTCGGCCGGCGCCGATGGGAAGGGCCCACAAGTACAAGCGGCGGACCAGTCACATAACGATCGTGGTCGATGAGGCTTGA
- the tuf gene encoding elongation factor Tu produces MSKQKFERTKPHVNVGTIGHVDHGKTTLTAAITKVLATRGLADFVAFDQIDKAPEERERGITIATAHVEYQTKNRHYAHVDCPGHADYIKNMITGAAQMDGAILVVSAADGPMPQTREHILLARQVGVPYMVVFLNKVDMVDDPELLELVELEVRELLSKYEFPGDKTPIIRGSALKALECGCGKDDCAKCKCIYDLMAAIDSYIPMPERAIDKPFLMAVEDVFSISGRGTVVTGRVERGVVKVGDEVEIIGLRDTQKTVATGVEMFRKLLDQGQAGDNIGVLLRGTKKDDVERGQVLAKPGSITPHKKFKASAYILTKEEGGRHTPFFNGYRPQFYFRTTDVTGVGTLPEGVEMVMPGDNIQMAIELITPVAMEKELRFAIREGGRTVGAGVVSEITE; encoded by the coding sequence ATGTCCAAGCAGAAATTCGAGCGAACGAAGCCTCACGTGAACGTCGGCACGATCGGTCACGTGGATCACGGGAAGACGACGCTGACGGCGGCGATCACGAAGGTGCTGGCCACCCGCGGGTTGGCGGATTTCGTCGCCTTCGACCAGATCGACAAGGCTCCGGAGGAGCGCGAGCGCGGGATCACGATCGCGACGGCGCACGTGGAGTACCAGACGAAGAACCGTCACTACGCGCACGTGGACTGCCCGGGTCACGCGGACTACATCAAGAACATGATCACGGGCGCGGCGCAGATGGACGGCGCGATCCTGGTGGTATCGGCGGCGGACGGCCCGATGCCGCAGACGCGGGAGCACATCCTGCTGGCCCGTCAGGTCGGCGTTCCGTACATGGTGGTGTTTTTGAACAAGGTGGACATGGTGGACGACCCGGAGCTTCTGGAGCTGGTGGAGCTGGAGGTTCGGGAGCTGTTGAGCAAGTACGAGTTTCCCGGCGACAAGACCCCGATCATCCGCGGGAGCGCGTTGAAGGCTCTGGAGTGCGGGTGCGGGAAGGACGACTGCGCGAAGTGCAAGTGCATTTACGATCTTATGGCGGCGATCGACTCGTACATTCCGATGCCGGAGCGTGCGATCGACAAGCCGTTCCTGATGGCCGTGGAGGACGTTTTCTCGATTTCCGGCCGCGGGACGGTGGTCACGGGGCGTGTGGAGCGCGGCGTGGTGAAGGTCGGCGACGAGGTGGAGATCATCGGTTTGCGGGACACGCAGAAGACGGTCGCGACGGGCGTGGAGATGTTCCGCAAGCTGTTGGACCAGGGGCAGGCCGGGGACAACATCGGCGTTCTGCTTCGCGGGACGAAGAAGGACGACGTGGAGCGCGGTCAGGTGCTGGCGAAGCCCGGGTCGATCACTCCCCACAAGAAGTTCAAGGCGTCGGCGTACATCCTGACGAAGGAAGAGGGCGGTCGTCACACGCCGTTTTTCAACGGGTACCGTCCGCAGTTCTACTTCCGGACGACGGACGTGACGGGGGTGGGGACGTTGCCCGAGGGCGTCGAGATGGTGATGCCCGGGGACAACATCCAGATGGCGATCGAGCTGATCACACCGGTGGCGATGGAGAAGGAGCTTCGGTTCGCGATCCGCGAGGGCGGACGGACCGTGGGCGCCGGCGTCGTCTCGGAAATCACCGAGTAG
- a CDS encoding type Z 30S ribosomal protein S14, whose translation MAKKSIIAKSKRTPKFAVRKYNRCPRCGRPRAFYRKFQLCRICLRQLALRGELPGVTKASW comes from the coding sequence TTGGCCAAGAAATCGATCATCGCCAAGTCGAAACGGACGCCGAAATTCGCCGTCCGGAAATACAACCGGTGTCCGCGCTGCGGCAGGCCGCGCGCTTTCTACCGGAAGTTCCAGCTGTGCCGGATCTGCCTGAGGCAGCTCGCCCTTCGCGGAGAGCTTCCCGGCGTGACCAAGGCGAGCTGGTAG
- the rplB gene encoding 50S ribosomal protein L2, whose amino-acid sequence MGIRNYKPTSPGRRGMTVLIMDDLTKKKPERALTESLSGSGGRNNLGETTVWHRGGGHKRRYRIVDFKRNKVDVPATVAAIEYDPNRSARLALLNYADGEKRYILCPVGISVGDKILSGAGADIKPGNALPIRNIPVGTLVHNIELKVGKGGQIARSAGSVAQILAKEGSYAHLRLASGEVRLVFIECMATIGQVGNVDHEKVSIGKAGRNRWKGIRPTVRGVVMNPVDHPHGGGEGRSSGGRHPCTPWGKPTKGYKTRKNPSTDKYIVKRRGK is encoded by the coding sequence ATGGGCATCCGGAACTACAAGCCGACCTCCCCTGGGCGAAGGGGCATGACCGTCCTCATCATGGACGATCTGACGAAGAAGAAGCCCGAACGCGCGCTGACGGAGAGTCTTTCGGGAAGCGGCGGGAGGAACAACCTCGGCGAAACCACGGTGTGGCACCGCGGCGGGGGCCACAAGCGCAGGTACCGGATCGTCGACTTCAAGAGAAACAAGGTGGACGTCCCGGCGACCGTCGCGGCCATCGAATACGACCCGAACCGATCCGCGCGCCTCGCGCTGCTGAACTACGCGGACGGGGAGAAGCGGTACATCCTCTGCCCGGTAGGCATTTCCGTCGGGGACAAGATCCTCTCGGGCGCCGGCGCCGACATCAAGCCCGGAAACGCCCTCCCGATCCGGAACATCCCGGTCGGCACGCTCGTGCACAACATCGAGCTCAAGGTCGGGAAGGGCGGACAGATCGCCCGGTCCGCCGGTTCGGTCGCGCAGATCCTGGCCAAGGAGGGGTCGTACGCGCACCTCCGCCTCGCATCCGGAGAGGTCCGGCTTGTCTTCATCGAGTGCATGGCGACGATCGGACAGGTCGGAAACGTCGACCATGAAAAGGTGTCGATCGGCAAGGCGGGCCGCAATCGTTGGAAAGGCATCCGCCCGACGGTCCGGGGCGTCGTCATGAACCCCGTCGACCACCCGCACGGCGGCGGCGAGGGCAGATCCTCCGGAGGCCGGCACCCCTGCACACCGTGGGGGAAGCCGACGAAGGGGTACAAGACGCGGAAGAACCCGTCGACCGACAAGTACATCGTCAAGCGGCGCGGGAAATAA
- the rplX gene encoding 50S ribosomal protein L24, which yields METAKKTQIRKNDIVKVISGREKGKVGRVLKIDREKGRVFVEKLNLVKRHTKPGKTTPQGGIVEKEAPLSYSNLLIMCDKCNKPTRIAMAVDGDGKRSRVCKRCGDVLAAKKK from the coding sequence ATGGAAACCGCGAAAAAAACGCAGATCCGGAAGAACGACATCGTCAAGGTGATCTCGGGGCGGGAGAAGGGGAAGGTCGGCCGGGTTCTGAAGATCGACCGCGAGAAGGGGAGGGTCTTCGTCGAGAAGCTCAACCTGGTGAAGCGGCACACGAAGCCCGGGAAGACGACCCCCCAGGGCGGGATCGTGGAGAAAGAGGCGCCGCTCTCCTACTCCAACCTTCTCATCATGTGCGACAAATGCAACAAGCCGACCCGGATCGCGATGGCGGTGGACGGCGACGGGAAACGCAGCCGCGTCTGCAAGCGATGCGGGGACGTCCTCGCAGCAAAAAAGAAGTGA
- the rpsH gene encoding 30S ribosomal protein S8, protein MTMANNDHVSDLLARLRNAQQARFEQMEIPSTNILQGITQILKEEGFIKGYRVVTEKNMSRLRIALKTTPETGYAIKGIRRMSRPGRRLYVGKDEIPTVKNGFGIAIVSTSRGVMTGEKAKKLSIGGELLCEIW, encoded by the coding sequence ATGACCATGGCGAACAACGATCACGTGTCGGATCTGCTGGCGCGGTTGCGGAACGCCCAGCAGGCTCGCTTCGAGCAGATGGAGATCCCCTCGACGAACATCCTTCAGGGAATCACGCAGATCCTCAAGGAGGAAGGGTTCATCAAGGGATACCGGGTCGTGACCGAAAAGAACATGAGCCGCCTCCGCATCGCCCTGAAAACGACTCCGGAAACGGGATACGCCATCAAGGGGATTCGCCGGATGAGCCGCCCGGGGCGGCGCCTCTACGTCGGGAAGGACGAGATCCCGACGGTGAAGAACGGGTTTGGCATCGCCATCGTCTCCACGTCGCGCGGCGTCATGACGGGGGAGAAGGCGAAGAAGCTTTCGATCGGCGGCGAGCTGCTCTGCGAGATCTGGTAG
- the rplN gene encoding 50S ribosomal protein L14 produces MIQMQSMLDAADNSGAKRLCCIKVLGGSRRRYAGVGDIIVVSVKEAIPNGKVKKGDVHKAVVVRTVKEIGRADGSFLRFDQNSAVLVNPQGEPIGTRIFGPVARELRARKYMKIISLAPEVL; encoded by the coding sequence ATGATCCAGATGCAATCCATGCTCGACGCGGCCGACAACTCGGGTGCGAAGCGTCTTTGCTGCATCAAGGTGCTGGGCGGCAGCCGGCGGCGGTACGCCGGCGTGGGCGACATCATCGTCGTCAGCGTCAAGGAGGCGATCCCCAACGGCAAGGTGAAGAAGGGGGACGTGCACAAGGCGGTCGTCGTCCGCACAGTTAAAGAGATCGGCCGGGCCGACGGCAGCTTCCTCCGCTTCGACCAGAACTCCGCCGTTCTCGTCAATCCGCAGGGCGAACCGATCGGGACCCGCATCTTCGGACCCGTCGCCCGCGAGCTGCGCGCCAGGAAGTACATGAAGATCATCTCACTGGCGCCGGAAGTCCTGTGA
- the rplD gene encoding 50S ribosomal protein L4: MATVEIVNKERKGTGTVELPDSIFGAEVKTHLMHHVVTAKLAAARAGTHDTKTRKDVRGGGKKPFRQKGTGRARMGTSRSPLLRGGGTVFGPHPRKYDGKVNRKEMKAALRSALSAKALENKIVLVDDLSLPFPKTKEFLKVALALGLHDALIVIDGETENLALGIRNLKAFKTLPAKALNVYDILSYDQLVLTGAALEKITEVLAK; this comes from the coding sequence ATGGCTACCGTTGAAATCGTGAACAAGGAACGAAAAGGGACCGGGACCGTCGAACTTCCCGATTCCATTTTCGGCGCCGAGGTGAAGACGCACCTGATGCATCACGTCGTGACGGCGAAACTGGCGGCCGCCCGCGCGGGAACGCACGATACGAAAACCCGCAAGGACGTCCGTGGCGGCGGGAAGAAGCCGTTTCGCCAGAAAGGGACCGGACGTGCCCGTATGGGAACGTCCCGCTCCCCGCTCCTGAGGGGCGGTGGAACCGTTTTCGGACCCCATCCCCGGAAGTACGACGGGAAAGTGAACCGGAAGGAGATGAAGGCGGCGTTGCGCAGCGCCCTGAGCGCCAAGGCGCTCGAGAACAAGATCGTCCTCGTGGACGACCTCTCCCTCCCGTTCCCGAAGACGAAGGAATTCCTCAAGGTCGCGCTCGCGCTTGGCCTCCACGACGCGCTGATCGTCATCGACGGGGAGACCGAAAACCTGGCCCTTGGCATCCGGAATCTCAAGGCGTTCAAGACCCTCCCCGCAAAGGCGCTGAACGTGTACGACATCCTGTCGTACGACCAGCTCGTGCTGACCGGCGCGGCTCTCGAGAAAATCACCGAGGTGCTGGCGAAATGA
- the rpmC gene encoding 50S ribosomal protein L29 translates to MKTKDVRDLGAEELRQKERELRDEIFRLKMKRAATALENKMLIRNRRRDLARVVTFLHAKTEGKAN, encoded by the coding sequence ATGAAGACAAAGGATGTGCGGGATCTCGGGGCGGAGGAACTCCGCCAGAAGGAGCGGGAGCTGCGCGACGAGATCTTCCGTCTGAAGATGAAGCGCGCCGCGACCGCCCTGGAGAACAAGATGCTGATCCGCAACCGGCGCAGGGACCTGGCACGCGTGGTGACGTTCCTGCACGCGAAGACGGAAGGGAAGGCGAACTGA
- the rpsC gene encoding 30S ribosomal protein S3 — MGQKTHPYGFRLVSIRTWRSRWYSEKEYAPQLQEDLRIRGFVKARLNHAGVSSIEIERRSNRVNVLIATARPGIVIGKKGAEIENLKKEIQKLTTKEVSINIIEIRRPETDGQLTAENVAMQLERRVAFRRAMKKTVLSSMKLGAKGIKIQVSGRLGGAEMSRTEWYREGRVPLHTLRADIDYGFSEARTTYGIIGVKVWIYKGEVLPKAPSSASTNE; from the coding sequence TTGGGACAGAAGACACACCCTTACGGATTTCGGCTGGTGTCCATCCGGACGTGGCGATCGCGTTGGTACTCGGAAAAGGAGTACGCTCCGCAACTGCAGGAGGACCTGCGCATCCGCGGCTTCGTCAAGGCCCGCCTGAACCACGCAGGGGTCTCATCGATCGAGATCGAGCGGCGAAGCAACCGCGTCAACGTTCTGATCGCCACGGCCCGTCCGGGGATCGTGATCGGCAAGAAGGGCGCCGAGATCGAAAACCTGAAGAAGGAGATCCAGAAGCTCACGACGAAGGAAGTGTCGATCAACATCATCGAAATCCGCCGCCCGGAGACGGACGGGCAGCTGACCGCGGAAAACGTCGCGATGCAGCTCGAACGGCGGGTCGCTTTCCGCCGCGCCATGAAGAAGACCGTGCTTTCCTCGATGAAGCTGGGCGCGAAGGGGATCAAGATCCAGGTCTCCGGCCGGCTCGGCGGCGCCGAGATGTCACGGACCGAGTGGTACCGCGAGGGCCGGGTTCCCCTTCACACATTGCGGGCCGACATCGACTACGGTTTCTCGGAGGCCCGTACCACCTACGGGATCATCGGGGTGAAGGTCTGGATCTACAAGGGCGAGGTGCTGCCGAAGGCGCCCTCGTCCGCTTCCACCAACGAATAG
- the rpsJ gene encoding 30S ribosomal protein S10, whose translation MEHQKIRIRLKAFDSRLLDKATGDIVEKARQTGAKVAGPIPLPTHIQRFTVNRSPHGDKKSREQFEIRTHKRLLDIHEPPGATIDALMKLDLPAGVEVEIKL comes from the coding sequence ATAGAGCACCAGAAGATTCGGATCCGGCTGAAGGCCTTCGATTCCAGGCTTCTGGACAAGGCGACCGGCGACATCGTCGAAAAGGCGCGGCAGACGGGCGCCAAGGTCGCGGGGCCGATTCCCCTTCCGACCCATATCCAGCGCTTCACGGTCAACCGGTCCCCCCACGGGGACAAGAAGAGCCGGGAACAGTTCGAGATCCGCACCCACAAGCGTCTCCTCGACATCCACGAACCTCCCGGCGCGACGATCGACGCACTGATGAAGCTCGATCTGCCCGCCGGCGTCGAAGTCGAGATCAAGCTCTGA
- the rpsS gene encoding 30S ribosomal protein S19, which produces MGRSIKKGPYVEEGLARKLNKAVETGDKKIIKTWSRRSTITPEMVGYTFAVHNGRKFMPVFVTENMVGHKFGEFSPTRTFHGHSGDRKAKVKK; this is translated from the coding sequence GTGGGGCGATCCATCAAGAAGGGACCGTACGTGGAGGAAGGCCTTGCACGGAAGTTGAACAAGGCCGTCGAAACCGGCGACAAGAAGATCATCAAGACCTGGTCCCGGCGCTCGACCATCACTCCCGAGATGGTGGGGTACACGTTCGCCGTGCACAACGGACGGAAGTTCATGCCCGTCTTCGTCACGGAAAACATGGTGGGCCACAAGTTCGGCGAGTTCTCGCCGACGCGGACGTTCCACGGGCACTCGGGAGACCGCAAGGCCAAGGTAAAGAAGTAA
- the rplC gene encoding 50S ribosomal protein L3 — translation MTTGILGKKLGMSQVFDTEGKVIPVTVIEAGPCTVIQRKTARTDGYDAVQIGFRQTKAAKVGKPMLGHFQKAGKGAFSALQEIRVEAAEPLDIGAEIKVDIFKEGDVVDVMGHSKGRGFTGVIKRWNFKGGRATHGSMFHRAPGSIGASAYPSRVIKNMKMAGQYGNERVTILNLRVVGVEPEKNLLLVRGAVPGAKNSLVFVRRAVKKPA, via the coding sequence ATGACGACCGGAATATTGGGAAAGAAACTGGGCATGTCCCAGGTGTTCGACACGGAGGGGAAAGTGATCCCGGTCACCGTGATCGAGGCCGGGCCGTGCACGGTGATACAGCGGAAAACCGCGAGGACCGACGGGTACGACGCCGTGCAGATCGGATTCCGCCAGACCAAGGCCGCCAAGGTCGGAAAGCCGATGCTCGGGCACTTCCAGAAGGCGGGAAAAGGCGCGTTCAGCGCCCTCCAGGAGATTCGGGTCGAAGCCGCCGAACCGCTGGACATCGGCGCCGAGATCAAGGTCGACATCTTCAAGGAAGGCGACGTCGTCGACGTGATGGGGCACAGCAAGGGGCGCGGTTTCACCGGCGTCATCAAGCGTTGGAACTTCAAGGGCGGGCGCGCGACGCACGGCTCCATGTTCCATCGGGCCCCAGGGTCCATCGGCGCCTCGGCGTACCCCTCGCGCGTCATCAAGAACATGAAGATGGCGGGCCAGTACGGGAACGAGCGGGTCACGATCCTCAACCTGCGCGTGGTCGGGGTGGAGCCCGAGAAGAATCTGCTGCTCGTCCGCGGCGCCGTGCCCGGCGCGAAAAACAGCCTGGTCTTCGTACGCCGGGCCGTGAAGAAACCGGCGTAA
- the fusA gene encoding elongation factor G, with amino-acid sequence MSRVSTLDKTRNIGIMAHIDAGKTTTTERVLYYTGVSHKMGEVHDGTATMDWMEQEQERGITITSAATTCFWRGHRINIIDTPGHVDFTIEVERSLRVLDGAVAVFCAVGGVEPQSETVWRQADKFNVPRLAMVNKMDRTGADFERVVRMMKERLAANPVPIQLPLGKEDSFRGIIDLVRMKAIVWEEDTLGAKFHDEPVPDDMASEVAAARERLLEAVADVDDTLVERYLLGQDIPVDELMSAIRQAAIGNRITPVVCGTAFRNKGVQPMLDAVVDYLPSPVDIPPVVGIDPHGKAEVSRKPSDDEPFSALAFKIMNDPFVGHLTFVRVYSGVLSSGDFIYNSVRQKKERVGRLLKMHANKREEIKTIYAGEIAAVVGLKTAYTGDTLCDQDHEIILESITSPAPVISIAIEPKTKADQEKLGFSLQKLMMEDPSFQVRNDEETGQTLISGMGELHLEIIVDRLLREFKVEANVGRPQVAYRETITRQAKQEGRYIRQTGGRGQYGHVWITVEPCEKGKGFEFVNKIVGGSIPREYIPAVEKGIVEAAEGGVIAGYPVVDVTVSLIEGSYHEVDSSEMAFKIAGSMAFKAACKGAGPILLEPVMGVEVVCPEDFTGDVIGDLSSRRGRIQGIEARGNTQVIGAHVPLAQMFGYATDLRSKTQGRATYTMQFDHYEPAPQSVSEEVIAKVKGA; translated from the coding sequence GTGTCAAGGGTTTCAACGCTCGACAAAACCCGGAACATCGGGATCATGGCCCACATCGACGCCGGGAAGACGACGACGACCGAGCGTGTGCTCTACTACACCGGCGTCTCCCACAAGATGGGAGAGGTCCACGACGGCACCGCCACGATGGACTGGATGGAGCAGGAGCAGGAGAGGGGCATCACCATCACCTCCGCCGCGACGACGTGCTTCTGGCGGGGGCACCGGATCAACATCATCGACACGCCGGGGCACGTCGACTTCACGATCGAGGTGGAGCGTTCCCTTCGGGTTCTCGACGGGGCGGTGGCGGTCTTCTGCGCGGTCGGCGGCGTGGAGCCCCAGTCCGAGACGGTGTGGCGCCAGGCGGACAAGTTCAACGTCCCCCGCCTCGCCATGGTCAATAAAATGGACCGCACCGGCGCCGATTTCGAGCGCGTGGTGCGGATGATGAAGGAACGCCTCGCCGCCAATCCCGTCCCCATCCAGCTGCCCCTTGGGAAGGAAGACTCCTTCCGGGGGATCATCGATCTGGTCCGGATGAAGGCGATCGTCTGGGAAGAGGACACCCTCGGAGCGAAGTTCCACGACGAGCCGGTCCCCGACGACATGGCCTCCGAAGTCGCCGCCGCGCGGGAGCGCCTGCTCGAGGCGGTGGCCGACGTCGACGACACGCTCGTGGAACGGTACCTGCTCGGGCAGGACATCCCCGTCGACGAGCTCATGAGCGCGATCCGCCAGGCCGCCATCGGGAACCGGATCACCCCGGTCGTCTGCGGCACGGCGTTCCGGAACAAGGGCGTCCAGCCGATGCTCGACGCGGTGGTCGATTACCTCCCGTCCCCGGTCGATATCCCGCCGGTCGTCGGAATCGACCCGCACGGCAAGGCCGAGGTGAGCCGCAAGCCTTCCGACGACGAGCCCTTCTCGGCGCTCGCCTTCAAGATCATGAACGACCCCTTCGTGGGGCACCTCACCTTCGTGCGCGTCTATTCCGGCGTGCTCAGCTCGGGAGACTTCATCTACAATTCCGTCCGCCAGAAGAAGGAGCGGGTCGGCCGGCTCCTGAAGATGCACGCGAACAAGCGGGAAGAGATCAAGACCATCTACGCCGGCGAGATCGCCGCGGTGGTCGGGCTGAAGACCGCCTACACGGGCGACACCCTCTGCGACCAGGACCACGAGATCATCCTGGAGTCGATCACGTCTCCCGCGCCGGTCATCTCCATCGCCATCGAACCGAAGACCAAGGCGGACCAGGAGAAGCTCGGCTTCTCCCTCCAGAAACTGATGATGGAGGACCCCTCCTTCCAGGTCCGGAACGACGAGGAGACGGGGCAGACCCTCATTTCGGGGATGGGGGAACTCCACCTCGAGATCATCGTCGACCGCCTGCTGCGCGAGTTCAAGGTCGAGGCGAACGTCGGGCGGCCCCAGGTCGCATACCGCGAGACGATCACGCGCCAGGCGAAGCAGGAAGGGCGGTACATCCGCCAGACCGGCGGCCGCGGCCAGTACGGCCACGTCTGGATCACCGTCGAGCCGTGCGAGAAGGGGAAGGGGTTCGAGTTCGTCAACAAGATCGTCGGCGGCTCGATCCCGCGGGAGTATATCCCGGCCGTCGAGAAGGGGATCGTCGAGGCGGCCGAGGGTGGCGTGATCGCCGGCTACCCCGTGGTCGACGTCACGGTCTCCCTGATCGAAGGCTCGTACCACGAGGTCGACTCCTCGGAGATGGCCTTCAAGATCGCCGGCTCGATGGCGTTCAAGGCGGCCTGCAAGGGCGCCGGGCCCATCCTGCTCGAGCCGGTCATGGGGGTCGAAGTCGTCTGCCCCGAGGATTTCACGGGGGACGTCATCGGGGACCTGAGCTCCCGACGCGGAAGAATCCAGGGGATCGAGGCCCGGGGAAACACGCAGGTGATCGGAGCCCACGTGCCGCTGGCCCAGATGTTCGGCTACGCGACCGACCTGCGGTCGAAGACCCAGGGGCGCGCCACCTACACCATGCAGTTCGACCATTACGAGCCCGCGCCGCAGTCCGTCAGCGAGGAAGTCATCGCCAAGGTAAAGGGCGCATAA